The following is a genomic window from Aeromonas sp. FDAARGOS 1405.
GCGTTGACCCCCCACAGCACCACCAGTTCGGCGTTCTCAACCACATTGGGCCAGGCGGTCTGCTGCTCGTACACCTCAATGGAGCCCATCACGTGGGACATGATCACCTGAGCCGCGCCGGTGGAGTAGTCACCGGCATAACCGGTGAAACCGCCGGAGAGGTTCATCAGGCGGTGCAGCAGGGTGCGGCTGTTGTGGAACATGCCGACGCTTTTCCAGCCATAGGAACCGGCGTGGATCGCCTGCGGACCGAAGTCACTCTGAACCCGCTGGATTTCACCGGCCACCAGTTCGATCGCCTTGTCCCAGCTCACTCGCACCCATTCGTCGGCACCGCGCAGCTCGGGTTTGGCGCCCGGGCCATGCTCCAGCCAGCTTTTGCGCACCATGGGGTATTTGATGCGGTTCTTGGCGTGCACCTGGAACGGCGCCATGTCGATGAGATCGTTCGGTGCCGGATCATCGGCTACCGGCTGGACGCGCACCATGCGACCATCTTCGACGATCGCCTCGAAAGCCCCCCAGTGGGCGCCGGTCAGAATGCCCTTCTGGGCGGGCACCAGAGTCGGGAACTGACTCAATGCGGTGCTGATGGCTTGCGCCAGCGCACTCTTGGGAAAAATGCCGCCGAGCAGGGGCAGGGCTGCGCAGGCGCCGAGCCCCTTGAGCAGGTTGCGGCGGGACAGATTGGTCTTCTTGTCATTGAAAAAAGTCATAACGGTTTTCCTCTGTGCCAGCCTTAGTGGGCCGCGCTCATGTCACTGGCGTGTTTCTGGACATACTGGGTCAACATGCGAGCCTGTTCCGGGGTCAGGGAGGTACGAGACTCCATCCCCTTGATGACGCCGATCCACTGGTTGGCATTGAAGTGATCCAGCGCGGTGAGGCCGTGGCAGCCGGTACAGTTGTTGGACATCAGGGTGGAGGCGTATTGCCACAGCTTGCCCTGATCGCCGATGAGCTGGCTCTGGTCTACCCAGGCGGTCAGCTTGACCTGATGCCAGGTGAGGTTGGTGGCGCTGTCGGTTTCGCTCTGGCCGGTGACCAGCGCTTTCTTGGCGGCATCGCCGACCAGTACGCTGAGGATCCGCTTGCCCGGTGCGGCGTAGAACACTTCGCTCACACCATCCTGTTGCCAGCCTTCGATCTGCACCTTGGCGCGGCCGTTTTCGTTGGCCAGCACTTCCACCTTGGTGGAGGGCATCAGGGTGCCTTCGTCGGTCTTGGCGGCGGCATCGAGGAACAGCGGGGTGGTAGCGATGGCGTAGCGGGTGGTGACGTTGGCCGGGGTCTGGGCCGCAGCCTGCGCCAGCTCGCTGGCACCGGCGGCAGCCAGGCCGCTCATGTCAGGCATGATGTGGGCGACACCGCGGTGGCAGTCGATACAGGTCTGGCCCTCCTTGATGGCGACCGGGTGCTCGGCACGGGCATTGGGGCGCTGGGCCAGAATGTCCATCGCCTCGTAGCTGTGGCAGCTGCGGCAGGTGGCGGAGTCGTTGGCTTTCAGCTCGTCCCAGACGGACTGAGCCATCCGCAGCTTGTGGGCTTCATACTTTTCCGGGGTATCCAGCGTGCCGATCGCCTCGTGATAGATATCCTTCACGGCGCGGATCTTGGTCCACAGGTAGGAGGTGGGGTCGCCCGGGATGTGGCAGTCGGCGCACTCGGCGCGGATCCCTTTGGTGTTCTGGAAGTGGACACTGCCCTGATACTCGGCGAGCGGAGTCTGCATGGAGTGGCAGGAGACGCAGAATTCGGTGGAGCTGGTCTTGTGCAGCACGGTCACGGTGACACCCAGTGCCGCGACACCCAGCAGGGCCCCGAGCAGCAGGAGCCAGAACCAGGTTTTTCTTATCAGTTTTCCAATCATGGCGGCGTTTTCCTACGGTCAATAATTACCTACATAGTACTAGTCCAATAGTAGTAGTAATGATAGGGATAAGGCGTTGACCTCCATCATGGTTTATATTTTTGATTGTTGTCACATTTTGTCTTTTATTTTGCTATTGATATATTTGTCGAATTAAATTCAGTTGTTTTCTGTTTTATCTATTTGTGCACTTTCCGCGACAGCTGTTAGCCCCCTCGCAAAACCCCACAAGATTCGCTGATATAGTGAGCAGTGAGCCTCAACGGAGTGTCGCTGATGAGCCCTTTCTCACTGCTGTGTGTCGCCGCCAACGTGCAACTGCTGGCCGAATTCGAACAGGAGTTGGCTCCGCTGCTCGGCCATTTCGCGCTGGTGGTGGTGGTCGGTCAGGGGTCGGCGGAGCTGGCCTTGGACGAGCAGGATCGCAAGGGGCAGCCACCCGCCGTAGTGGTGTGTGACAGCGAGCTGGGGGATGGGAGAGGGGCCGATTTTCTGATCCGCCTCGGCAGCCGTCACGAGGCGTGCCGCAAGATCCTGCTCGGCAGCCAGCCGGAGATGAAATCGATCATCGAGGCAGTGAACCTCGGTCGTCTCGACTACTACCTGCAACGCCCCTGGCGCGATGGCAGCCTGCGCCGGGCGGTGATCGAGCAGGCGAGCCACTTTGTATTGCAG
Proteins encoded in this region:
- a CDS encoding NapC/NirT family cytochrome c; translation: MIGKLIRKTWFWLLLLGALLGVAALGVTVTVLHKTSSTEFCVSCHSMQTPLAEYQGSVHFQNTKGIRAECADCHIPGDPTSYLWTKIRAVKDIYHEAIGTLDTPEKYEAHKLRMAQSVWDELKANDSATCRSCHSYEAMDILAQRPNARAEHPVAIKEGQTCIDCHRGVAHIMPDMSGLAAAGASELAQAAAQTPANVTTRYAIATTPLFLDAAAKTDEGTLMPSTKVEVLANENGRAKVQIEGWQQDGVSEVFYAAPGKRILSVLVGDAAKKALVTGQSETDSATNLTWHQVKLTAWVDQSQLIGDQGKLWQYASTLMSNNCTGCHGLTALDHFNANQWIGVIKGMESRTSLTPEQARMLTQYVQKHASDMSAAH